The Hymenobacter baengnokdamensis genome includes a region encoding these proteins:
- a CDS encoding M56 family metallopeptidase, producing the protein MDAYSLLTWLGGTLPPLGALWLVYRLALRRERCFSYNRALLLLAPVVAVGLPLLPHPALPAWLVAGSQPSAAIPTVLLPTLLATGPTAVAHVPDWRWMVGLYALGVGLLLARLAYRSWQLHAVTRGLPREARPGYTLAYTGGRLPTSSFGRTIFWDETAGLAPAEASSVLAHELAHVRQGHSYDLLWLECWRIVLWPNPFAHLLLPALRLTHELLADQAATQPAAGSTPEETAVLYPAMLARLALRGGMGSRYMTLLQPFTFSFTLTRIAMLQNQTPVRRWKQWLTLPMLGGVFLVACHSASDQPVPTTKQSAAVRTAEIAPPPPPMPATMSQEGLHEERAGHVYTYVEQMPRLPAAQGVGPIVKQIQDNFVYPAGARQEGMVFASFTVKADGSVEDAKIVKGIAPAYNEAVLAAIRKLPRFVPGKQGGQAVAVSFTVPVMFKNQP; encoded by the coding sequence ATGGATGCTTACTCTCTCCTGACCTGGCTGGGCGGCACGCTGCCGCCGCTGGGCGCGCTGTGGTTGGTGTACCGGCTGGCGCTGCGCCGCGAGCGCTGCTTTAGCTACAACCGGGCACTGCTACTGCTGGCCCCGGTGGTGGCGGTGGGGCTGCCGCTGCTGCCGCACCCGGCCCTACCGGCCTGGCTGGTAGCCGGGAGCCAACCCAGCGCGGCTATCCCCACGGTGCTGCTGCCCACGCTGCTCGCTACGGGGCCAACTGCCGTGGCCCATGTACCCGATTGGCGCTGGATGGTAGGACTGTACGCGTTAGGAGTAGGGCTGCTGCTGGCGCGGCTGGCCTACCGGAGCTGGCAGCTGCATGCGGTTACTCGGGGGCTGCCCCGCGAGGCTCGGCCCGGCTACACGCTGGCCTACACCGGCGGGCGGCTGCCGACCAGCTCGTTTGGCCGTACCATTTTCTGGGATGAAACCGCCGGGCTCGCGCCCGCCGAGGCTTCCTCGGTACTCGCCCACGAGCTGGCCCACGTGCGCCAGGGCCACAGCTACGACCTGCTCTGGCTTGAATGCTGGCGGATAGTGCTCTGGCCCAATCCCTTTGCGCACCTGTTACTGCCGGCGCTGCGCCTCACCCACGAACTGCTGGCCGACCAGGCCGCCACGCAACCTGCTGCCGGTAGCACACCCGAAGAAACTGCGGTGCTCTACCCGGCTATGCTGGCCCGCCTGGCTTTGCGTGGAGGAATGGGTAGTCGCTATATGACTTTGCTACAGCCTTTTACTTTTTCCTTCACCTTAACCCGAATTGCCATGCTGCAAAATCAAACTCCCGTGCGCCGCTGGAAGCAGTGGCTGACCCTGCCCATGCTGGGCGGCGTATTTTTGGTAGCCTGCCACTCAGCCAGCGACCAGCCAGTGCCGACTACCAAGCAATCAGCAGCAGTCCGGACTGCCGAAATAGCCCCGCCCCCTCCGCCAATGCCTGCTACCATGTCGCAGGAGGGCCTCCATGAAGAGCGTGCCGGCCACGTGTATACCTACGTCGAGCAAATGCCGCGCCTGCCCGCTGCCCAAGGCGTAGGGCCCATCGTCAAGCAGATTCAGGACAACTTCGTGTACCCCGCCGGAGCGCGGCAGGAGGGCATGGTATTCGCCAGCTTTACGGTGAAGGCTGATGGCAGCGTGGAAGATGCCAAAATCGTGAAAGGTATCGCCCCGGCTTATAATGAGGCCGTACTAGCTGCCATCCGCAAGCTCCCTCGCTTCGTACCGGGTAAGCAAGGCGGGCAGGCAGTAGCGGTGAGCTTTACAGTGCCGGTTATGTTCAAAAATCAGCCCTAA
- a CDS encoding Ppx/GppA phosphatase family protein: MHAPVLHRRLALIDMGTNTFHLLIVEDRPGQLPHVLVRTKVGVRLGEGGISKGEIAPLPYARALQTMRGFKEEIELHQATEVRATATSAMRVSRNGPDLVRDILETTGIQVETIAGDREAELITKGIRQAVALGPEKHLLVDIGGGSVECIIADADTIFWKHSFEIGAQRLLDQFFPAPAGVFPAASLQGELEFLAEQLAPLTAAVAEFGPLAGLVGSSGSFDTLADLSVGQVRKEADLPPSTPLPLADFEQHFAQLLTLDHAGRVALPGMFAMRADMLVVASVIIKYMLTTYNLTTITTSAFALKEGLLAELLGRD; the protein is encoded by the coding sequence ATGCACGCTCCCGTACTGCATCGCCGCCTGGCCCTTATCGACATGGGTACCAACACCTTCCATCTGCTGATTGTGGAAGACCGGCCCGGCCAGTTGCCGCACGTGCTGGTGCGCACCAAGGTAGGCGTGCGCCTGGGCGAAGGCGGCATCAGTAAAGGAGAGATTGCACCCCTGCCCTACGCCCGCGCCCTACAAACGATGCGCGGCTTCAAGGAAGAAATAGAATTGCACCAGGCCACGGAGGTGCGCGCCACGGCTACCAGCGCCATGCGCGTCTCGCGCAACGGTCCCGATTTGGTGCGCGACATTCTGGAAACCACCGGTATTCAGGTTGAGACTATTGCCGGCGACCGCGAGGCCGAGCTTATTACCAAAGGTATCCGGCAGGCCGTGGCCCTGGGCCCGGAAAAGCACCTGCTGGTAGATATCGGCGGCGGCTCGGTAGAATGTATTATTGCTGATGCCGATACCATTTTTTGGAAGCACAGCTTTGAGATAGGCGCGCAGCGCCTGCTCGACCAGTTTTTCCCGGCGCCGGCCGGCGTGTTTCCGGCAGCCTCGCTGCAAGGCGAGCTGGAATTTCTGGCCGAGCAGCTGGCCCCGCTCACGGCCGCCGTGGCCGAGTTTGGCCCGCTGGCCGGCTTGGTGGGCAGCTCGGGCAGCTTCGACACCCTGGCCGACCTCTCGGTGGGCCAGGTGCGCAAAGAAGCTGACCTGCCCCCCAGCACCCCGCTGCCCCTGGCCGATTTCGAGCAGCACTTTGCGCAACTGCTCACCCTCGACCACGCCGGGCGGGTGGCCTTGCCGGGCATGTTTGCCATGCGGGCCGATATGCTGGTGGTAGCCAGCGTCATCATCAAATACATGCTGACCACCTATAACTTAACGACTATCACCACGTCGGCCTTCGCGCTTAAAGAAGGCTTGCTGGCTGAGCTGCTGGGCCGGGATTAG
- a CDS encoding class I SAM-dependent methyltransferase, with product MYDFLTTSPWPDYELLDSGNFQKLERFGQYVLARPEPQAIWDAHLPASEWARADAIFARAPGSTEKGQWSLKKGMPEQWIISYERPGGLKLKFRLGLSSFKHVGLFPEQDPNWQFIYNQTRKRQARLPRVLNLFAYTGAATLAARAAGADVTHLDSVKQVNFWARDNMEASQLDGVRWLVEDAMKYVRREVKRGSKYQGLILDPPAYGRGPNGEKWQLEDELNELLKLSQQLLDPEDHFFVVNLYSLGFSALILDNLTQAIFPGPKAVRELGEIYLHDAGQRKLPLGTFCRFAT from the coding sequence GTGTACGACTTTCTCACCACCTCGCCCTGGCCCGACTACGAGTTGCTCGACAGCGGCAATTTCCAGAAGCTGGAGCGCTTCGGCCAGTACGTGCTGGCGCGGCCCGAGCCCCAGGCCATCTGGGATGCGCACCTGCCCGCCAGCGAGTGGGCCCGCGCCGATGCCATATTTGCCCGCGCCCCTGGCAGCACCGAAAAAGGCCAGTGGAGCCTCAAAAAAGGGATGCCCGAGCAGTGGATTATCTCCTACGAGCGGCCGGGCGGGCTGAAGCTGAAGTTCCGGCTGGGCTTGTCGTCGTTTAAGCACGTCGGGCTTTTTCCGGAGCAGGACCCGAACTGGCAATTCATTTATAACCAGACCCGTAAGCGCCAGGCCAGGCTACCGCGCGTGCTCAACCTGTTTGCCTACACCGGCGCGGCCACGCTGGCCGCCCGCGCGGCCGGGGCCGATGTCACACACCTCGACTCGGTGAAACAGGTCAATTTCTGGGCCCGCGACAACATGGAAGCCAGCCAGCTCGACGGCGTGCGCTGGCTGGTGGAAGATGCCATGAAATACGTACGCCGCGAGGTAAAGCGCGGCAGCAAGTACCAGGGCCTCATCCTGGACCCGCCCGCCTACGGCCGCGGCCCCAACGGTGAGAAGTGGCAGCTCGAAGACGAGCTCAACGAGCTGCTCAAGCTCAGCCAGCAGCTGCTCGACCCGGAAGACCATTTCTTCGTGGTGAACCTCTACTCGCTGGGCTTTTCGGCACTGATTCTGGACAATCTCACGCAGGCTATATTCCCCGGCCCAAAAGCCGTGCGCGAGCTGGGTGAGATATACCTGCACGATGCCGGCCAGCGTAAGCTGCCGCTGGGCACGTTCTGCCGGTTTGCTACGTAG
- a CDS encoding Dps family protein — translation MPTTAQKKPALLHTPSDLSETGRAKLSDSLNILVSDLFALYVKTKNYHWHMNGRHFRDYHLLLDEQADQIFAIIDPVAERVRKLGFPTVHSIGEIGRKQRVKDNDDVYENPLDMLVDVLNENRSLAKNMRDTHKIADDINDVATASLLEVYIDEAERRAWFLFEATREVN, via the coding sequence ATGCCCACCACCGCCCAAAAGAAGCCCGCTCTGCTGCATACCCCCTCAGACCTCAGCGAAACCGGCCGCGCCAAGCTCAGCGATAGCCTTAACATTTTGGTTTCGGACCTCTTCGCGCTTTATGTGAAGACTAAAAACTACCACTGGCACATGAATGGTCGTCACTTCCGCGACTACCACCTGCTGCTGGATGAACAGGCCGACCAGATTTTTGCCATTATTGACCCCGTAGCCGAGCGCGTCCGCAAACTGGGCTTCCCAACTGTGCATTCCATTGGCGAGATTGGCCGCAAGCAGCGTGTCAAAGACAACGACGACGTGTACGAAAACCCGCTCGATATGCTGGTCGATGTGCTGAACGAAAACCGCAGCCTGGCCAAGAACATGCGTGATACCCACAAGATTGCGGATGATATCAACGACGTAGCCACCGCCAGCCTGCTCGAAGTATATATCGACGAGGCCGAGCGCCGCGCCTGGTTCCTGTTTGAAGCTACCCGCGAGGTAAACTGA